The nucleotide window caaggGCGAACGCGAGGTTAGGATATCTGTCACTTGGAGTAGGTGTCTAGATAAACgctctgttagaatatttctattatttcaatCATGATATTAAAACAGAGGTTAGAATATCTGTCGTATCTAGAGTAGGTATTGTAGAAGAACGCTATGTAAGAGaacgtttttatttaaataataatttattatttcctacattttattaaataatactttattatttaaatattaaaaatattctaacatAACGTTCTGCTATGCCTACTCCAGATATAACAGATATCCTAACCTCGCGTTTGTTCTTGTTTTAAGGCTGAAATCACATGATGCGGAATAGAAGTACGGAATAGAGAGTGCGTCATAGAAACAGCCAATTAGAACTTTGCCGCAATGTCTCCTTAAGCTCTGATTGGCTGTTTCTATGACGCATTTTCTATTCCGTACTTCTATTCCGCACCATGTGATTTCAGTCTAACATCATACAGTCGGATCTCTTATCTTACGaccctcttatcctacgaaaaaaaatcctctcatgctacgactgcgaaaggggaattatacctccactctcaaattttgccgtaggatcagaggtttaaggggaagattccggaccaaaaatgtcgtaggataagaggtccgactcaTAGACTTCTATAGACAGAGCGTTTTACGAGGGGCATCTGATAATCGCGGTAAAGGGGGCATCGGTGCCAGGTCGGCCATTTTCGTAACCGATCGGATGTGTTCGGCtttccatatataattactgatTCTCAacttaactttattaatcaaaatatttataattaatatattaaatgttttatttgcgtcatttcaaatattgtacatgataataaatactataaaatcttttttgtaattttttttaaatcaaatagtttttctaatcaagaaaaatataacgtaaaaaaattgtaatacgaaaaaaatttagaccCACTGATACaatcacattttaaatatttttatatcttttattgtatatattattattaaataaatattttataaaatattctgtatatatatatatatatatatatatatatatatatatatatacatatgttatatatattattattctaatatatattagcacttaatttttataaaagagtaaataaaataaaatatatgtttattgtaaaatgtatatttattactttcattggcctttaaataatattaatttattaaacttatgtCTATCACttaattctactttttttacataatatgtcAATCTTGtttttgtgtataattgtataatggcacgtaataagtaattaaagtgattaataaaaaaattttgatcgtTAATATGgtcttttaatttcgaaaatatatttttatctatgaaatatatcaaaatatcatttataaacttattcatattaaatttatcaagtgtcttatgtatatgtatataagtgatcaaactattttcaatttgtttacATACGTACACAAGACTCTCTGatggatataataataaccctctctttttaatatttattaaattacaattaatatttgtacttGGTTCcattattaatgtttcaatGCATTCAGAACAACGTAAAGTTTTCATaagtctttttaatatatatccagCCATGTAAGTGATAACTTCGTTTTTATATTCCGTAGTAAAAAACGGATATTGCACATTTAAACTGTAATCGTGATCAGTAATTTTTGTGTCAAAAACATTAACCcagttttgatataaattttcatttattgtggcatatataacattaacagGATCATCCGTTGACGGTGTATGTAATATTGGAATATTTTCTAGAGATATACAGTTACCATTTGCTGTGTTTCGTATTTCTgtgtgttattaattttttaaaaatagctttaaattgttttacagtaggattattattatatccacCACGAGAACGTATACTGCTAAATAATAACTCTAAATGATCTTGACTAACTTTATACGTTggaatatattctaaaaagttattatcaatgcaattaaatttgtacatattttgtaaactttctatatttattaaaaacccGAGAAAACCTGTTTTAACTTTCGAATTAagtacttttacttttttctgctctttaataagttttaatgttttaatatactctctatatttcttaattttttcaaaaatttctacattattGTCAACACTTATCGGTTTTTTGAAACCACATtgtcttatatttttgcaattgaaaatatcaaataaatcattaataataaaagtaaattttatagttgCTGAGCAATCTTTAAATTGTGGTAATTGTaacaaatttttgcaaaattccaATGCTTTTGCAACTGATGTACTTAATAATTGACTCGCTAATTTGACTTTCatcttgtttttataaaaatctatgtgTTTAGTTCTCAATTTATTACCAAGATGGAGACcttctttttcttgtaattggtgtaacttttcaaaatattcccactttattatatttccagCACTATCTAAAAGTTCTTTTATAGTGCCAAGAATGTTTCTTCTTAACTTTAACATATGGCAAGCATCAAGAAATACATTGACTTTGGTGTCTGCGGTTGGATGTTTGAACCATGTttggaaattatttgattttatgtcTAAGCTACAACCAAGattctgaaacattttaatgttACTTGACAAACCATCACACGTTACTGATACTATTAACATGCCAGCTTCATACAGTGCAGTTAAACattgtattgttaaattttgcttttgtTTTGTAGTAATACCGTTTATCAGATAGTAAGCAATAGGtaatttccaattttgatttaaGCACACAACACGAAAAACTAACGCTTCTTTGGCAATTTTTGTCGTATCACATTCCACATGCATACCATAATCTACATATCCAACgaatttatctttacaatAGTCGACATGCTGCCGTATTGCCATTTCGTCAAACATTAGCGCACCTACTAATCTATAAGAAACTGAATATGCGCGTCGTTTAATAGCCTCTATAGCCTCAGTATTAATACCAGGTTCTCCATCAACTGAACGATACCATCTGACTAATGTTTTTGGATGTGGCAAtgcgttataaaatttataccgaACATAATTATATGCTTTTGGAGAGTAATAATGAAGAGATAATGCAAACTGTCGCAAGCAAGGCTTATACACTCTAGATACAGGCAATTTTTTCCGTTTCCTTATTTCAcgctttattaattctttgatACCTGCATctaaatgttgtaaaatatcGCTGTCTTCTGCTGTTAGTAGATTCTGTTTCTGCAGATCCTTTAATACATTCTTTAGTGTAGATAATTTCAGCCGTGTTTTTTACGCTCATAATGACTTATAgatagttttctttttaaatgtttaatgttatctttgtacatttttcgaattttagtatttattggTGAATTCATGATTCTGTCAGGAGATATACTAGTAGAACGACGCAccattttattagtattaccTGTAACGATATACAATATTCATTAtagtagtattatttattttatagcataagcagatatatttatttatatatttattttttatttatactaaccagtgttattttcttcaataaaagtattttgatGATCTAAATCACTCGAAACTCTCTGCAGAGGAGGATTATTTGAATCTGTCTGAAGTACTGGATCATCTGAATCTATCTGAATTGAAGGCACATCTGAATTTGTCTTAATTGGAGGctcatgtaaatttttctgaatCGGAGGCTTATCTAAATTTGTCTGAATTGGAGGTTTATCTACATTTGTGTGAATTGTATATTCAGATTGCATTTCTATTTCAAGTAACTGAAAAAGACAAGTTagcataatatttctttagccTGTATCAGACTATGCAttgaagatttaaatttaggattgaagattaaaatttgaccAATTAGgacaaagaaattttgttctgATTTgtcaaattctaatctttaatctttactcttcaatttttaatgcgtagTCTGATATGGGctttataattgttacatttaagaaataaaatattatataaatatcattatatatgtatatatacatgtggaacagcaactttttttaatttgcaatatttatgatcAAGTTGATAATTCGTTTCTCTAAAATGAACGGAACAAACTGCAGCAGATTTTTTTGGctcataattttgcaaatgtaAGGCTTCGAGCCATTTCTTGCGCATCTCCATATTTTGAGGAaacctaaaataatataaataagtacgtaagaaagaggcaataggagcgaggagatgtgaatcaaaattataagttttttatataggtgatgtgtcgcaggtatattgacattaagtacattagtaacattctataaaatgacggaaattataataaaaatctgaacgtttcgattcatgttttgaatccttttcagcataatatataaaataaaataaaataaataagtgaattacaaatagataaaaatgaaattaatgagaaaacatcgcataataaaggcgtaagcAATGTATGAACTAAAaatcgtgatcgtattcgcatgattaaatggatcaatgccttagaaccgctgtacatatttgtcgcatgttagttgtataaattacatatatataaaacgatccaacttgttcggctcttttattgtacggcttgcataataatcccgcaaggcaattctccgaggtttccagaccgagggaggtatgcagttagattgaggggttaagtctgtattaataaaatgagtataataaatacctgtttgtaataaagttatttaccgctagtttgtgtataatggtggtgactcagaaaaagcttacaggatatgcattccgtttgtgtgttgttgaatctatggtatatatatcgcgcaactgatgtttaacgtgtggttatgccgatggtacagatggtaatgagctcaagggcgaaaaatacatttaagatggaaagagttagataggtgacattaaatcttaggcagtttgtttattatatcatcgtaaatagctggcaaacattctatatctgtttgtagatttatgctgtttatttgtcgtttgatatataacatttcagatatcagtctttttgtgtaatagggctcattgtctagtatttgtgcattgtcccagtcaaagtcatgattgtatgttaggcggtggtcagtgaacactgatttgttgttattgagcttcattatgttggtcttatgttcttttatcctagTATTCAACTTTCTGCCTGTTTAACCAACATAAGAAGCGtcgcaatttagacaattaattttgtataccaCGTTTGTTTTCATGGAAATAgggactaaaataatatatatatatattttcatatataaattatatttattatataagtatattaaattaactacatcaatttatttgcaaatacttaatttacataatctacatttaaaatattttacttacaaatgaaatgaaatgttCCTATTTAGAACACGTTCCATCTCTACTtgttcaacattttatttatttttgtgtttgcgatttttacatttatacacaacacaaaactcatttttatatctctaaacTTCGATGTTAGTATGTTCTTCACACTACTATTTAACACCATGTTTAACACAACATATATGTTAGGTTAGATATTGGCCGAACATTATCGAGTCTTAACGAAATAAACCGAGTTGGCACCGATGCTCTCTTCCCCGTATCATCAGAGCCCCTCTCGCCCTAAATAGGGCCTAACGGCTCTGTCTATAAAAGTCTATGGTCCgactatattttgtattttttgtatcaaatatttgGGGTGGGAATCTATTGACCACGTCGTcaattggccagtttaaaaCGAGactttctgattggttaatcgttgctgatgacCCTAGGCATAAAGTTTATGGGATGTTGTTCTTTTCCACGATATAACTTTGgataaaaaatctttgttaACATAACATACTGGAGTATTTTAGCAACGTCAGACAAGTGGACGTATAACACACTTCGATTTGACGGAATCTACCATCACATTTCGTTTTTACTCACAATTAGAGTCCTATATAAACAGAGAAGCGACATCGGCGTCGCGATTTCTGATTGGTGATACCCCCACCTAATTGAAGCAGCCATATTGAGCCCCAAAGTGAAGATAAACTTATGCAGCATGCAGCATGTGTTTAGTCAGTGTTTAGgttagatataatattgtaattgtcATTAGAAATAgacatcatataatatatatgtatttaatgtataatatatatttaatttatatcgtttattttttaactttcagtctctaaatatataaaaattaatataataaatataaagagatgGTACGAGTGTGCGAAGTTTTTGGTTGTCTTGTTCGGGAAGGTTAAggattaagattatatatatattcaatataattaaaatgattgcatatgcaatacatttatacacttatatttttgcgtaacatttttaattgttattattatttgagagagggagagagagagagagagagagagagagagagagagagagagagagagagagagagagagagagagaaagagagagattatcagatatatttaataaaaaaactgtaacACGTTTATAACCTCATATAAACGGAATATGTGTTTATTAAAGTTCTGGAGCGAGCACAATATGGCGGTGCTGGAGGTGGTGGTGGGGGATCGATGTCGCTTCTCTGTTATATAGGACTCTACTCACAATCAGTAatcggacactctgtatatagggtgtccgTAGTGGTTCGCGTTTAACCGCTCGTTAGCAGATAAAGTATGTTAAACTGAGAagaaaattcgcaataattattaaaagtaataaacaaaattgtctTGGCACGTGAGAAGCGGTAACCGCACGGGAGCGGCGAGTGACGGAGATGTGACACGTGACATATGATACTGCAccgaaaagtattattttgttttttcagtAATAGTAAAATGATGATGATGTCGCGTGTTGTGTGTAAGATACCCTgcgtatacagggtgtcccataattcgcgaaccacccgtcaggtacaggtagagtaggttaaactgagcaaaaaatgTTACAGGTAGTATAAGGTGTTAAGACGAAAAAAATCACACGCATTAAACGAAGCGCGCACTAtggccggtattcatagtccgttcttatattcAAGCTCGTCTTAAATAAagtcttaaaattctattcggcCATCTGATTGGTTGAACGTAGTCTTAAGTCAACTAAAAACATATCTTAAaatgatcttatatataagaacggactatgaataccggcctaTGTGTGTGGCGGCCAACGTGGTTAATCGCGACGTGGTCAAACGCAACGTGGTtaaatgcaacgtggtcaatcacaacgtggtcaatcacgacgtggtcaattgtgacgtggtcaaatgcgacGCATGGTCAATCctaacgtggtcaaatgcaacgtaaTCAATTGTAACGTGGTCAATAGCAACGTAGTCAATTGCAACGCGTTGTGAATCGCGACGTGGTCAAATACGACGCATGGTCAATCGTAACATGGTCAAATGCGATGCGTGATCAAttgcaacgcgtggtcaaatgcgacgcatggtcaatcgtaacgtggtcaaatgcaacgtggtcaattgcaacgtggtcaattgcaacgcgtggtcaatcgcgacgtggtcaatcgcaacacgtggtcaattgcgacgtggtcaattgcaacgcgtggtcaatcgcaacgtggtcaaatgcgacgcatggtcaatcgtaacgtggtcaaatgcaacgaaATCAATTGTAACGTGGTCAATAACAACGTAgtcaattgcaacgt belongs to Anoplolepis gracilipes chromosome 4, ASM4749672v1, whole genome shotgun sequence and includes:
- the LOC140665153 gene encoding uncharacterized protein, which encodes MEMRKKWLEALHLQNYEPKKSAAVCSVHFRETNYQLDHKYCKLKKVAVPHLLEIEMQSEYTIHTNVDKPPIQTNLDKPPIQKNLHEPPIKTNSDVPSIQIDSDDPVLQTDSNNPPLQRVSSDLDHQNTFIEENNTGNTNKMVRRSTSISPDRIMNSPINTKIRKMYKDNIKHLKRKLSISHYERKKHG